Below is a window of Nocardioides sp. S-1144 DNA.
GCCGGGGTTGGTCGTGAGCAGGTTGACCGCCTTCGCGGTGTCGATGCTCGACCCGCCGCCGACGGCGACGACCGCGTCGAAGGGACCGGCGTCGCGCGCGAAGTCGATCGCCTCCTGCAGCGACTCGTCGGTCGGCTCCACGTGCGCCCGGTCGAAGATCGTCACCTCGATGCCGGTCGCCCGGACCTGGTCGGCGATCCGGGCCGGGTGGCCGGTCGCGGCGACCCCCGCGTCGGTCACCAGGATGACGCGGCGGGCGCCGTAGGTGGTGAGGTCGTGCCCGATCTCGGCGGAGGAGCCGGAACCGAACTTGAGGGCGGGGGCGGCGTAGGTGAACACGGTCTCGGTCACCTGGTCACCCTAGGGCGGGGGCGGTGGTCCCACCAGGCGTCGGTCGGGAACGTCGCGAGCTGATTGTTACCGCCCTCTGGTTGAACTGTGCATCACTCCTGTGGCCTACTGGGAGTCCGTCGCAACTCGGGGGATGTCACGTGCCTGCTCACACCACCGACCGATCGTCGTCCACCGCGACGCCCGTCACGGCTGCGCGCCCGGGTGCCACCTGCGCCGCTCCGGTCGTCTGCGTCGTGCCGTGAAGCGCCCCTCCCCCGAGCACGACGGCGCCGCACCCGCGGTGCCCGAGGCCACCACCGCCGACCGCGTCGAGTCGGTCGCCAGCGTCGCCACGGCCGTCGTCGACGCGGTGCGTGCCCTCCAGACCGCCCACGAGCGGCACGTCGAGGCCGCCGAGGTCGCCACCGCCCGGCGGCTGGAGGTCATCACCGCCCAGGCCGAGCTCGACGCCCACCTCATCCGGCTGCACGCCCGCCAGGAGGCGCACGACATCGTGGCGGCCGCCGCGCGCGACGGCGACGCCGCGCCGCTCGACCCCGACGAGCCGGCCCGGCTGCAGGCGATGTCGGACCACCTGACGGCGCTCGCCCGGTCGATCGAGCCGCTGGTCGGTCCGACCCCGCACGACTGACCCGCCCGACCGACCCGTCGGTCAGCCGGCCGCGAGCGCGGTCCGCACGACGTCGAGCACGTCGACCCGGCCGGCCTCGATGTCGGCCACCGGCACCCACGCGGCGGCGTCGGTCGTGCCGTCGACGTCGACGACGTGCGGCTCGCCGTCCGCGACCTCGGCTGCGAAGACCAGGTGCACGCCGTGGAAGTCCTCGTCGCGCCCGGTCGGGCCGTTGCCGCGGATCGTGACGTCGTCGACGGCCAGCACGTCGCCGACCGTGCAGTCCAGGCCGCACTCCTCGGCGACCTCGCGGGCCAGCGCGACCTGAGGACGCTCGCCGTGGTCGATGCCCCCGCCCGGCAGGGTCCAGGAGCCGACGTGGTGTCCGCGGGCCGAGATCCGGGTCAGCAGGACGGCGTCCTCCGGCTCCGCCCGGCGCACCCAGGCGTAGGCCGCGACGCGCTGCACCCGCCGCGGGCGGTGGGCGGCCAGCGCCTCCTTGACCAGCGAGACGGTCGGGATCGTGCCGTCGAGGACGCCGGCGAGCGGCCGCCAGG
It encodes the following:
- a CDS encoding NUDIX domain-containing protein — translated: MVTQVQRVAAYAVIVRDGQILLSRLAPRVSRTELWTLPGGGLDHGEDPRDAVVREVHEETGLDVTIGDTARTFSLHLPDTWRRGRRVDAHSLRIVYEGWVALDAPEPRVLEVDGSTIEAAWRPLAGVLDGTIPTVSLVKEALAAHRPRRVQRVAAYAWVRRAEPEDAVLLTRISARGHHVGSWTLPGGGIDHGERPQVALAREVAEECGLDCTVGDVLAVDDVTIRGNGPTGRDEDFHGVHLVFAAEVADGEPHVVDVDGTTDAAAWVPVADIEAGRVDVLDVVRTALAAG